One Paroedura picta isolate Pp20150507F chromosome 3, Ppicta_v3.0, whole genome shotgun sequence genomic window carries:
- the LOC143831890 gene encoding fibroleukin-like isoform X2 gives MKLFSSFSKSFFLVVIFMVLQGSAILNPDAPECSLRDDPACLGSLVAIPPPSSEGSCDGLGSCRLRVLMPEELAVPEEVPDVPPGQQQPMEFKQLLRHAGDIHKQNPLRTRTLMERLSLVENRVSSMASSLQKLQEEGRMDLNRLEEQLNSLTALLLGILSGCKLPCGETVLKTSLLVEPSEKSEHTYPRDCAEIHKQGIQDSGIYTIQPIPLRQPFEAYCDMVTDGGGWTVIQRRQDGAVDFNCTWQEYRHGFGSLQGEHWLGNEHLHSLTRLGQHILRIELEDWHGVKRHAIYRRFKVASEANKYRLTAREYQGSAGNALGYSRNYNHDHKCFTTWDSDNDNYPMGNCGAYYGAGWWFDSCLAANLNGKYHRGRYSGVTTGIYWGTWYILIDKRTNQKYSFKKVEMKTRPLSF, from the exons ATgaaactcttctcctccttcagcAAGTCTTTCTTCCTGGTTGTCATCTTTATGGTTCTGCAAGGCTCAGCCATCCTGAATCCAGATGCTCCTGAATGCAGCCTAAGAGATGATCCTGCGTGTCTGGGGTCTCTCGTGGCCATCCCTCCGCCATCATCAGAAGGCAGCTGTGATGGACTGGGGAGCTGCAGACTCCGTGTGCTCATGCCCGAAGAGCTGGCAGTGCCAGAGGAAGTGCCAGATGTCCCCCCCGGGCAACAGCAGCCGATGGAGTTCAAGCAGCTCCTGAGGCACGCTGGAGACATCCACAAACAAAACCCTTTGAGGACAAGGACCCTGATGGAACGGCTCAGCCTGGTGGAGAACAGAGTGTCATCCATGGCTTCAAGTCTGCAGAAATTGCAGGAGGAGGGCCGAATGGATCTGAACCGCCTGGAGGAGCAGCTCAACTCTTTGACAGCCCTGTTGCTGGGGATCCTGTCTGGTTGCAAATTGCCTTGCGGTGAAACAGTCCTGAAAACATCCCTTCTTG TGGAACCTTCTGAAAAATCCGAGCACACCTACCCTCGAGATTGTGCTGAGATTCACAAGCAGGGCATCCAGGACAGTGGGATTTACACCATCCAGCCTATTCCTCTCCGCCAACCCTTTGAG GCATACTGTGACATGGTGACAGATGGCGGTGGATGGACTGTGATCCAGCGCCGGCAGGATGGTGCTGTGGATTTCAACTGCACTTGGCAAGAGTACAGGCATGGGTTTGGCAGCTTGCAAGGGGAGCATTGGCTGGGCAACGAGCACCTCCATAGCTTAACCCGCCTGGGTCAGCATATCCTACGCATAGAGTTGGAGGACTGGCATGGTGTCAAGCGGCATGCCATTTACCGCCGATTCAAAGTGGCCAGTGAGGCCAACAAATATCGCCTGACAGCCCGGGAATATCAGGGCAGTGCTGGCAATGCCCTGGGCTACAGTCGCAACTACAACCATGACCACAAATGTTTCACCACCTGGGACAGTGACAACGACAACTACCCTATGGGCAATTGTGGGGCGTACTATGGAGCTGGCTGGTGGTTTGACTCCTGCCTAGCAGCCAACCTCAATGGGAAATACCACCGGGGACGCTACAGTGGGGTGACCACCGGCATCTACTGGGGAACATGGTACATTTTGATTGACAAAAGGACCAATCAGAAGTATTCCTTCAAGAAGGTGGAGATGAAGACCAGACCACTCAGCTTTTAA
- the LOC143831890 gene encoding fibroleukin-like isoform X1, producing MKLFSSFSKSFFLVVIFMVLQGSAILNPDAPECSLRDDPACLGSLVAIPPPSSEGSCDGLGSCRLRVLMPEELAVPEEVPDVPPGQQQPMEFKQLLRHAGDIHKQNPLRTRTLMERLSLVENRVSSMASSLQKLQEEGRMDLNRLEEQLNSLTALLLGILSGCKLPCGETVLKTSLLDIGKDHKTEETPALSVEPSEKSEHTYPRDCAEIHKQGIQDSGIYTIQPIPLRQPFEAYCDMVTDGGGWTVIQRRQDGAVDFNCTWQEYRHGFGSLQGEHWLGNEHLHSLTRLGQHILRIELEDWHGVKRHAIYRRFKVASEANKYRLTAREYQGSAGNALGYSRNYNHDHKCFTTWDSDNDNYPMGNCGAYYGAGWWFDSCLAANLNGKYHRGRYSGVTTGIYWGTWYILIDKRTNQKYSFKKVEMKTRPLSF from the exons ATgaaactcttctcctccttcagcAAGTCTTTCTTCCTGGTTGTCATCTTTATGGTTCTGCAAGGCTCAGCCATCCTGAATCCAGATGCTCCTGAATGCAGCCTAAGAGATGATCCTGCGTGTCTGGGGTCTCTCGTGGCCATCCCTCCGCCATCATCAGAAGGCAGCTGTGATGGACTGGGGAGCTGCAGACTCCGTGTGCTCATGCCCGAAGAGCTGGCAGTGCCAGAGGAAGTGCCAGATGTCCCCCCCGGGCAACAGCAGCCGATGGAGTTCAAGCAGCTCCTGAGGCACGCTGGAGACATCCACAAACAAAACCCTTTGAGGACAAGGACCCTGATGGAACGGCTCAGCCTGGTGGAGAACAGAGTGTCATCCATGGCTTCAAGTCTGCAGAAATTGCAGGAGGAGGGCCGAATGGATCTGAACCGCCTGGAGGAGCAGCTCAACTCTTTGACAGCCCTGTTGCTGGGGATCCTGTCTGGTTGCAAATTGCCTTGCGGTGAAACAGTCCTGAAAACATCCCTTCTTG ATATAGGAAAAGACCATAAGACTGAAGAGACACCAGCACTTTCGG TGGAACCTTCTGAAAAATCCGAGCACACCTACCCTCGAGATTGTGCTGAGATTCACAAGCAGGGCATCCAGGACAGTGGGATTTACACCATCCAGCCTATTCCTCTCCGCCAACCCTTTGAG GCATACTGTGACATGGTGACAGATGGCGGTGGATGGACTGTGATCCAGCGCCGGCAGGATGGTGCTGTGGATTTCAACTGCACTTGGCAAGAGTACAGGCATGGGTTTGGCAGCTTGCAAGGGGAGCATTGGCTGGGCAACGAGCACCTCCATAGCTTAACCCGCCTGGGTCAGCATATCCTACGCATAGAGTTGGAGGACTGGCATGGTGTCAAGCGGCATGCCATTTACCGCCGATTCAAAGTGGCCAGTGAGGCCAACAAATATCGCCTGACAGCCCGGGAATATCAGGGCAGTGCTGGCAATGCCCTGGGCTACAGTCGCAACTACAACCATGACCACAAATGTTTCACCACCTGGGACAGTGACAACGACAACTACCCTATGGGCAATTGTGGGGCGTACTATGGAGCTGGCTGGTGGTTTGACTCCTGCCTAGCAGCCAACCTCAATGGGAAATACCACCGGGGACGCTACAGTGGGGTGACCACCGGCATCTACTGGGGAACATGGTACATTTTGATTGACAAAAGGACCAATCAGAAGTATTCCTTCAAGAAGGTGGAGATGAAGACCAGACCACTCAGCTTTTAA